ATGCAAAAAGATATGGTGGGAAAATAGTTGGAATAGTTAAAGTATTATCTGGCTGGTATGAAGATCATACGCCAATTTATCCCGAGGAAACGGTTAGGAATAGGGGAATATACATATTTAGAGTGAAAGTAGAGCCAGTGGTTACTGGCGAATGTGATATGAAAAAGATATTGGATAAGATAAGATTTATAGAAGATAAGGGTCAAATAGCTAAATATCTTAGAAATGCACCAGCAAATCTTAAGAGACCAATCCCAGAGTATGACGCTAAAATAATTGAAGAGTGCTTAAAGGAATCTATTCTCAATATTTAATAATCTTTTCAATCTCAGTTACAAATATTCTTATCGATTCATATAGTTTGACGATAAGTTTTTGAAGCATAATTTTGTATATAAAGAATATTATGTATCTAATGTTTATTATCAGTAATAGTTTTTTTGCCAATTTCTGCTGATACTTAATTAAATTTTTCAATCTTCTATCTAATGCTAGGCTCTTAATCTCTTTTATAAATCCTATAATTTCTTTAAGAGTTTCCTTTAATATGTTCACGTTTTTATCCTTTAACTTATCCATTATAACTTGATATTTACTCCTTATTATTTCATACTGTAGTATGTCGTTAAACGTTATGTTATTGTTTACAGTCATATTTATAATATTATTGAGTATTATCTTAAAAAGTGAGAATGATGATATTTTCGGGGATTTAGATAAGTGATATACTTTCAGCGGGCTGACGAAAGGTATTCTTGAACAGCCTTAACTCCTTCTCCAAATCTAATTGGTTCACCTAACCTTTTTAAAGTTCTCTCAATTACGCTAATAGCTACTATTGCATCGTTAGGAGTAACCCATCCCATATGACCTATTCTAAAATATTTAAAAGCTGGATGAACTCCAGGGGCGAATTCTACTCCCTCATTTATCGTCTCTGATAGAACTTTTGATGGTTCTACAACTTTTAAGACAACTCCAGTAACCGTATTACTATAGGATTCCGGTCTTTTAGCAACTATTTCTAATCCTAAAGCTTCTATGCCAGTTCTTATTGCACTTGCTACTATTGAATGCCTTTTTATTCTATTCTCTATTCCTTCCTTTTCTATTAATCTAAAGGCTTCAGCTAATTGCATAATTACGTGAACTGGAGGTGTAGAAAAGTACATTGCTTTTCCCTCTTCCGTTGACCTCATGACTGGTAACCAGTTCCTCAGATTTAAGTAATAGCCTGCTATTGATTCCTCTGAGTTTAACACTTCTAAAGCTTTTGGGGATAATACCAATAGACTTAATCCCGCTGGAGCACCTAGAGCCTTTTGGCTGGCAGTTAAATACACATCTATTCCCCATTCTTCCGCCTTTACCTCCTCAGCCCCAACGCTTGAAACTCCGTCAACCACAATTAACTCTACTTTATCCCTTATTCTTCTGGCAATATCTTTTATAGGCTCTCTTACTCCAGTACTTGTCTCAACGTGTGTAAGTGTAACCATTTTATAATTATCTTTTTGAACTTCTTCTTCTACTTCTTCTGGAGTTACATAACTTCCTGGTGATGGTCTTAAGACTTTTACCTTTACTGGATATCTCTTAAAGATCTGTTCCCATCTATCTCCAAATACCCCATTAGATACTACAAGGACTTTATCCCCGTTTTTAAGTAATGATGTAACGCTTTCCATAGCTGATGTTCCGCCTCCAGGAGTTATAAATGGTTGGTAATTCTTACTAACTCCCATTACATATCTTAATCCTTTAAGAGAATATGAGAATGCATCTACGAACTCTTTAGAGGTGAAACCCACGTTATTTTCTAATCCTGCAATTAAAATGTCTTCCTTAATTGTTGTAGGACCTACATGAAGTAAAAGTTTATCCATAAAAGAAAGTTCTTCATACTCCTTTATTCTTTTCTACATGGAATGGAAATTTCTCAAATTTATATGCCGCATCCCAAAACATATACTCGTATACTGAAGCTGTTCTAAAATGAATCTTCATTTTATTGAACTCCTCTTCTGTAACGCTTAGGTTGTTCACGATATTTATTACATTTCTAACTCCTTTTTCATATTCCTCTCCTCCATAAGTTTCAATCCACTTTTGATAATAAGGATCCTTAGATCCCCTTTTAAGTAACTCTTTTCCAACTTCCATGTAGATCCAATAACATGGCAATACCGCTGCTATTCCTTCATGAAAGGGTCTAGTATAAGTTACTGCTATTAAATAAGACGTGTAAGCTAAATTTGTTGGATTCATTTCGTAATTTTCTATATGTATATTAAATTCTTTTATATAGAAATTATGTAATGCTTTTTCAACCTTTATTACGTCTTGAACGTGAGTTGCAAATAAGATTGTCTGATCTTCGTTTTCAGCTTTAGCCGATAATATTGCTAAGGCTTTTGAAAATTCCCTTAGATATAAATAATCTTGAATTATATAATATTTAAATCTCTCTCTATCTAAAGTTCCTTCAACTAGCTCTAAAATAAACGGGTGTTTAAGTATAGAATCATATACATCAATTATTGAGTTCCATAATTTCTCACTAATTTCCATAAAGTATCTTACCTCATTTTAATATATTAAAATTTTCAGTGCCGCGACGACTTCATCACTTATCTATGATGCAGGCCTTTCATCATCATATATTTTTATCAATTAACATAATTATAAGTATGAGTGCAAAAGATAATATAGTAAGGTCAATAAAAAATCCAAGGCTAGTTAAGGCGTTTATGAAAGTAAATAGAGAGGACTTTTTACCTGATATACTTAAAAAATTTGCATATGATCCCAATTATATAGATAAACCTTTCTTCATAACTCCTAACATTACTACGACGGCGTTAAGCTTAGGTATATATATGCTTGATATCCTAGATCTCCAAGAGAATCAAAAGGTTTTAGAAATTGGGACTGGTATAGGGTATTATACTGCATTAATAGCTGAGATAGTAGGCGACACTAATGTGATAAGTATTGAAATTGATGATACAATGTTTGAATATGCTAAAAACGTTCTTCTTCCAAGGTATCCAAATATAAAACTAATTAAGGGAGATGGAAGCTTAGGGTATGAAAAAGAAGCCCCTTATGATAGGGCTATAATATGGGCTTCATCTCCTACTTTACCTTGCAAAATTTACGATCAATTAAAAGAATCTGGAATATTAGTAGCGCCGATAGGTACAGGTAAGGTTCAAGGTTTATATAAGATTACAAAGAAGGGATACGAACCTAAAATTGAGAGATTAAGCGATGTTATTTTCATGAAAATGAGAGGATTATATGGCTTTTATGAAAATGATGATGAGGATTATACTGAGAGAAGAATAAAGAAGATAGAGGAGAAACTCAATAAATTGCTCTCTAAAATAAAGTCTGATTCATAAAGAGATTTTATCTCAGTGTCTAAATTATAAGATTTAATAATGACAATAGAGAAATATCTATATAATGCTCCTAACAGTAAGGAACTTAGTTGTGAAATACGGATCTTTCGTAGCAGTTAACTCCCTTAATTTCTCAGTCGATAAAGAGGTGTATTGTCTCTTAGGTCCTAACGGTGCTGGGAAAAGTAGTACCTTAAAGGCTATTATGAACATGGTTCCCTTTGAAGGCCATATAGAAATATTGGGTATTGATAATAAGGAAAAGATTGTTAAGAATTATATAGGCTATGTCCCAGAACAACCAGCCCTTTATGAGTATATGACACCAGCTGAGATAATAAGTTTTGTAGCTAGTTTAAGGGGAATTAGAGATCTAAATAGGATATCAGCACTTATAAGAGCCTTTTCGTTAGAACAGTATATGAATACTCCTATAGCTTCCTTATCTATGGGTAATAAGCAAAAAGTGTCCATCCTGCTATCATTAATTCACGAACCTAAATTATTAATATTAGATGAGCCCTTTAACGCGCTGGATGTTTTATCAGTAAAGGTTCTTAAGGAATTAATTCAAACTCATGTAAAGAACGGAGGTGGAGTATTATTTTCTACCCACATAATGGAAGTTGCTGAAAAAATATGTAATAGAATTGGTATAATGAATAGGGGAGTTATGGTTATGGAAACTACTGCTGAAGGTATAAGGGAAGCTGGTAAGTCTCTTGAAGATATCTTCCTCTCTGTTACTGGTTTAGATGAAGAGGTTAAGGATATTTTAAAGGGATTAGAATGAGTACTGAAAAAATACATAATATAGTATTTAAACAAATTATTTATTTAATGTATACAAGTAGGTCCTTTGGTATATCTCCTAGAGCTGATATGGTAAGCAGGGTAAGAAGAAATGCTATAACGATTAAAATAAGTAATATTATAGCCTATACTATAGCTACCTTAGTCTCATCATTTGTAATTCTGGTCACTAAAAATGCGCCAATTTCTCTCCTATTTTTAGATCTAATTATATTTGCAAATATAATTACAACAGGTTTAAATGTGGTATTTTTTGCTACTAATTCAGATTTAAAGACCTTTTTATTAACATTGCCTTTAACTGAAAGAGAAATAAACATTGCGATAATTAGGGGAATATTTGAATTCTTTTTCTATGGATTTTTAGTCTCAGTAATACTTACACCAATAGTTGTATACGTAACTACCTTATCTCCCTTGCAAGCATTCATGTCAGAGTTGGAAGTATTATTTTTCTTTTTTATTTCCTTTTCGTTAATGTTAATCTTAGGAAAGAGAATTAGGCTTGGCATAGCCTCAACGTTATTTAGAATTGGGACTTCATTAATTTGGCTCCTTTTTGTAATTTTACCTTATGGATTAGTTTTTAAAGACTATATTTTGCCCATTTATCTTCTTCCTATATTTCCTTTTGATTTCTTCAATATAATTGGAATTATACTATCTGTAGTATATGTAATTCTCTCGTTATTTTTAGCCTATAATCAGACAATTAGGTTTTTATCATTTAGAGCAATTACTAAGCAATCCTTAAAATATACAATTAGATTAGAATCCCCAATTATAATATATCTCTATAAAGATATTAGAGGACTCCTTAGAGTGCCTCAAGCAAGTTTCCTATTAACAATCCCGGTTTTCGCGTTAATATTCTCATTTTTCGCTCCATTATATTCGATTTTCTATACAATTTTCATGATAACTACCTCATCAATAACTCTAATACTTTTGGAGGCCTCTGGCATGCAATTACTTTTAACTTTGCCATCTGGATTAAGAAGTTCTTATTTATCTAAATTTACTTTAATAACCTTAATTTACCTAATTGATTTATTAATCTTTTCTTTTTTCGGTCATGGATTTACTGCACTAATACTTCTTCCTGCAACTTTAGCTAGTGTAGAGCTCAGCTTATTTATATCCTATAATAATGTTCTAAAAGGTAAAGGGATAAGAATAGCTGATCCTATTTCATTAATAATTAGAGAAATTGAGATAAATTCAATTGTTGGTATAGCTAGTGTATTATTATATTTAAATGTATATTCATCATTAATTTTCTCGATAATATCTCTAATTTTAATTACATTTTTATCTTTTAAAAAAATAAAATAACTTAGAATTTTGGTCTAGATCTCCTCAGCGTTAAGAGTATTATTGCAATAAATATCAAGGCTATTAATAATATAATACCTCCCACGAAAGGCCCATTAACACCCTTTATAAAAGTTTCCGTTATTGGTTCATTTACTGTAATGATCCCCCCATTACTTGTATTATAGGTTCCTTCCCATCTCCCTTGCTCATATATAGGTAAAGTTTGCGTTAACGTTATTACAGTTCCAGAAGGTATCCATTGAGAAACTCCATTTATTGTTACTAAATATTCCTTTATAGGTGTTACATTAATTTTTATTGGCTCTGTAACATTTATTAAGTAGGTTGATGTATTGTAAAATATTCTCTCATCGCTACTTATATTTATATACTTAGGTATTTGAATTTCTTCGTTTGCTGGAACCCATATTTCACTAGTATTTACTGACTTATTATAAATAATTATTTGAATTGGAGTATTTATTGTTACCAGATACTCCTTTATTACCTTAACAATTATTGTGATACTATTATTTACCGTGAAGTTCATAGGTGTTACGGATAATATTACATATCTAATATTAGATGATTCGTAATAAGTGTTGTTTAAAATCACTATCGATGTCTCTTTATTATACCATCCAGCTTCGAAGGTAACTAAGGTAGTATTAACTATAGCCTTTATAGGTATGGGTGAAGCTAAGCCTATATAATACTGTATTATATAAGTTAATTTAAGAAAAATTGGATAATTTATATAAATTGATATATTATTTGTACTTATTCCATTAATATAAATATTAACTAAATATTGTCTTTCAACATTATTTACATACCAAATTTTATATAACTCAATTTTAGTCCCTTTGTTATACCAACCACTACTTAAAGTAATATTCTTCCCATTAAAGTAAACATAAGCTGGATAGTTAGTGGTTACGTTAAGATAGTACTGTGGCAGTGTATAAATTGTGATATTAATAGCTTGATTTATAGTTATATTTGAGGAAGGTAATACATTAATTATAATTAACCTGGCAGTATTATTTATATAATGTGTTATGTTCTCAATAACTATTCTAGTTCCAGCATTTATCCATGAATGCTGTGATAAGCTCTCATTGCTACCGTTGACTAATGCGTAGACTGGCACGTTAGATATTACAGTTACTGGGAATTGTTTTACGGCTGTAATTTGGATAATTAAGGGTTTATTTACTGTGATGTTTTGAGAGGGTAAGATAGAAACTATAAGGTATCTATAGGAATTATTAGGTCCATAAATTGTTATGTTCTCTATATATATTAGAGTGTTAGCATTATACCAATTTGAGGTAAGACTTTCATTAGTTCCGTTAATTAGAGCATAAATTCTTACAGGAGATATCACAGAAATGAAATATTGAACTAACTCCTTAACGTAAATTACATAGGCTTTATTAACTATTATTAAGGATGAGGGTAGAACGTTTGTTATCATTACCCTTGTTTCATTACTTAAATAAAACGTTATATTGTAGATTTTAATTACAGTGCCAACGTTATACCATCCAGTATAAATTGTAGAGTTAGTACCATTTATTGATCCAAACACTGGAACAATCGAAGAAATGTATATATAATATTGTAACACATAAGATATGGTTAAATTAATTGGACTTTTTAGGGTGAATTGACTTTCTGGATAAACTGAAATTATTGCAATTCTTGATTGATTTTGATAATATGTATAAGGACTTATAGATATATTAGTAGATCCATTATACCACCCACTAGTTAAGGTAGTAAATATCCCATTAATGCTCGCATTTACGTTTATATTAACGCTAACATAGTACTGTAGTTGGTAATATAAGGTTAGATTACCAGTTCTATCAATCTTAATCGGAGTTTGATTAATAAGGAAGATTCTACTTAATCCATTGTAAACTAATGTAGGTACAGTTAAATTACTTCCGGGATTAGCGAAAATTAGTGAGGGCATTTTTGTAACCTTCTTAAAATTAAGGCAGGTGTATGTGACATTTAACGGTACGCTAAATGTTCCCCCCAGAATTTTGTAATTTAAAAAGATTGGATACAAGTTTCCAGTTATATAATAATAACCGTTAGTAACTTCGAATGCTCCAGCATACGTTAAATTATAGAAAGTGTAGTTATTTGAGAGGGAATAAACAGTTGTATAATAAAATATTGTTTGTATTCCAGAGGAGGTATTTGCAAATTCGTTTACTCCCATTGTAACTTCTCCAGCAAAATTCGTTAACCTATATATTACGCCAGTTTCTCCTCCATAATAAGGTCTAATATGATACCATTCCGTCATTAAGCCAGTTATATAGCCGTGAACTAAGTTCAAATTTGTTACTATTTCACTTCCTTCTGCAGTTAATGTTACGCTAGCCTTAGCACTGGTAATAGTGTCATAGGCACATAATGTTATTTGGCCATTATGTATATATATTTCTAATTTTATTACATCTCCACTGTTAACTGAACCATTGAAACTGACTAATTTTGGCCCTATAGCTGGGCTTCCATTGCTATTCCACACCATATATATCATGCTAAATCCAGGTTCGTAAGTTAGATTAGAGAAAGGCCAATTGTAAGCCACTCCTACTTGATACCACCAATCAGCATTAGTTATAGCATTAAGTAAGTAAGCTGGTCCAAATCCAGATTGACCAGTTTGAGCTACTACTTTAACGTATGTAGTTATATTTGTTGAAACCGGATAAGAATCGAGGGCTAAAAATAGCTGTTCGTCATACAGTGTAATCTGTGTATTACTAGTGCTTACCGGAGATAAAGGTAATGGTTCACCGAGAGTGCTATGATTATTTACTAATAACGTTTGAGGAATAATTAAAAGTATTAGGATAAATATTTCCCACTTCATTAATTTGTGTCTTTTGTACAAACCATTTAAACATTTTGGTAACATAAGTCATTTATTGGTAATCAGTAGAGTATTTAGATTAAAAAATCATTAAAGCGTAATAGCTAATTCTACCTTTAACTATACTTAGCATTTCTTTCGGTTTTATCTCAAAGATGATAAGATCATAAGCGACAATATATACATAAGGATTAGAAATAAAAGACTAGTTTTAATTGATATGTTTAATTTAGTTTTATTTGGTATTATAATGTATCGATTACGTAATACCAGACATTACTTTTATGATCATAAAATATATATACTAATAAATCTATTATAGAAAATGATAAGCATGATATCTCCAATTCTTTTCGTTAAAATCTCTTTCCTTATAATAGCATTAGTAATGGCTCTTTTCGGTGCTACATATGTAGGTATTGCGTATTTTAATCTATTTCCTAAAGTGAGGAATGATCTATACACTATTGGTACAACTTTAGTTGCTATAGCTACAGCATTTATAATACTTACCTTTATACTACTTTAACTCTAACTTCCCCTAGAGACTTAATTTTTCCTACTACGATATCTCCTTTTTTAATATCTATTGGAGTTATCATACTTCCAGCTAATATAACATAGCCTTTTCTTATTTTAATACCTAAATTTAAGGCCTTGTTTACTGACCAATATAAAGAATTAATCGGATTTCCCATTATTGCATTAGAACATGATGTTGCGACTATATTTCCATTAATTTCAAGAACTCCTCCTAATAGGTCAAGATCTTTTGGTTTCTTAAAAGTATTTCCCAATGTAAATTTATAAGCTGAGACATTGTCTGCTATCAAATCCTCAACATTTCCCCTTCCCTTAATTCTAGTATCTGGTATTTCTAAAGCAGCAGTAACACTATCGATATAGGTTAATAACTCTCCTTTATTTTTAGGCAATTCATCAATATCCTCTTTAAAAATAAATGCTATTTCCAGTTCAACTTTAGGAGAAATAGTTTCTGTTGAGTCTATTTCGTAATCTTCACTATTTGGCAATAATCTTCCAATTACTGGTTCATTTGTATTATAAATTTTTTGTGTCTGTATGCTAGTTAGACCTGCCTTTAATCCAGATATGTCATTTCCTATAACTAATTCCTGTATTTTATATGCTTCTTCTCTGGTAAAATTAAATTTTAAGGAAGGAGGATCTATAGGTTTACGGGTTCTTATTGCATCTTTAATTAACTGTGCTATTTGCACAATTTTATCTTCCATTTTAAAATCAGCAGATTTAATATAGTTTTAAACAAAAAATAATTAATGCTGAAAAGGGCTCGGCTTGATTTGTGATGAATGAGCTATTTAACTGAGTTTTGTTCCGCAATTTGCACAGAATTTAGCAGTAGGTGGGTTAATTGTTCCGCAATTTGGGCATCTTATTCCCTGTGTCATTGGTTGTTGTGCAGCAGGTTGCTGATAAATTGGTTGCTGAGCTACTGGCTGCTGGTAAAAAGCTGGTAAATCAAATAAACCATCATTTATTTGTTTATCTATATTAGTGAATAACCTATGGTTAATTAACTCTCTTCCTAAAGGTCCTATATGTTCTTCCTCAACTACTATTTTAAAGTCATTAGGTTGTCCAGTGATTCTTATAATGATATTTTCCACATGGTGAAAATGACCTTTTTTCATTGCTCTAATTGTATAGTCATAATACATAATCCCTGGCATAGCAGGTGGAACTGGATTTTGCATTATAGTTGATTCCCACCCTTCACTTAATAATAAATTATTTATCTCTTGTGCTAAAGCGGGTATATTTATGGCCCTTCCAGTATAAATTTTCTGCATATCTAATATCATCAACTTTCTATTAATAAATCTTTTACAAAATGGGTCAACGTTTAAAGTTAAAAAAAAGGTTATATTTACTCTTAAATAAATCATCTATACCTATAAGTAATTTAAGTAGAGATAATTTATATGTCTTTATTAAATTAATAAAATAATTGAATAGCATATGATATGCTAAAATTTTTGTGTCAATATTATTTTTAACTTTTTATTATTGCGGAAATTAATGGGAGAACTTTCCAAAGGATTAAAATTATTATTTCTATATTTACAATAATGGATGAACTTTATGAATTTAATATTTATAATTTTCCTTGCATAAAATTATTATAACGATTTTCTTTTTTAAAATTAATTAAGCAT
The genomic region above belongs to Saccharolobus caldissimus and contains:
- a CDS encoding permease is translated as MSTEKIHNIVFKQIIYLMYTSRSFGISPRADMVSRVRRNAITIKISNIIAYTIATLVSSFVILVTKNAPISLLFLDLIIFANIITTGLNVVFFATNSDLKTFLLTLPLTEREINIAIIRGIFEFFFYGFLVSVILTPIVVYVTTLSPLQAFMSELEVLFFFFISFSLMLILGKRIRLGIASTLFRIGTSLIWLLFVILPYGLVFKDYILPIYLLPIFPFDFFNIIGIILSVVYVILSLFLAYNQTIRFLSFRAITKQSLKYTIRLESPIIIYLYKDIRGLLRVPQASFLLTIPVFALIFSFFAPLYSIFYTIFMITTSSITLILLEASGMQLLLTLPSGLRSSYLSKFTLITLIYLIDLLIFSFFGHGFTALILLPATLASVELSLFISYNNVLKGKGIRIADPISLIIREIEINSIVGIASVLLYLNVYSSLIFSIISLILITFLSFKKIK
- a CDS encoding pyridoxal-phosphate-dependent aminotransferase family protein, whose protein sequence is MDKLLLHVGPTTIKEDILIAGLENNVGFTSKEFVDAFSYSLKGLRYVMGVSKNYQPFITPGGGTSAMESVTSLLKNGDKVLVVSNGVFGDRWEQIFKRYPVKVKVLRPSPGSYVTPEEVEEEVQKDNYKMVTLTHVETSTGVREPIKDIARRIRDKVELIVVDGVSSVGAEEVKAEEWGIDVYLTASQKALGAPAGLSLLVLSPKALEVLNSEESIAGYYLNLRNWLPVMRSTEEGKAMYFSTPPVHVIMQLAEAFRLIEKEGIENRIKRHSIVASAIRTGIEALGLEIVAKRPESYSNTVTGVVLKVVEPSKVLSETINEGVEFAPGVHPAFKYFRIGHMGWVTPNDAIVAISVIERTLKRLGEPIRFGEGVKAVQEYLSSAR
- a CDS encoding EVE domain-containing protein yields the protein MWDIIRDKGIYGYKENLAEYIKEGDYIIIYVSKYYAKRYGGKIVGIVKVLSGWYEDHTPIYPEETVRNRGIYIFRVKVEPVVTGECDMKKILDKIRFIEDKGQIAKYLRNAPANLKRPIPEYDAKIIEECLKESILNI
- a CDS encoding 2-keto-4-pentenoate hydratase, with the protein product MEDKIVQIAQLIKDAIRTRKPIDPPSLKFNFTREEAYKIQELVIGNDISGLKAGLTSIQTQKIYNTNEPVIGRLLPNSEDYEIDSTETISPKVELEIAFIFKEDIDELPKNKGELLTYIDSVTAALEIPDTRIKGRGNVEDLIADNVSAYKFTLGNTFKKPKDLDLLGGVLEINGNIVATSCSNAIMGNPINSLYWSVNKALNLGIKIRKGYVILAGSMITPIDIKKGDIVVGKIKSLGEVRVKVV
- a CDS encoding zinc ribbon domain-containing protein; this translates as MQKIYTGRAINIPALAQEINNLLLSEGWESTIMQNPVPPAMPGIMYYDYTIRAMKKGHFHHVENIIIRITGQPNDFKIVVEEEHIGPLGRELINHRLFTNIDKQINDGLFDLPAFYQQPVAQQPIYQQPAAQQPMTQGIRCPNCGTINPPTAKFCANCGTKLS
- a CDS encoding protein-L-isoaspartate O-methyltransferase family protein, whose translation is MSAKDNIVRSIKNPRLVKAFMKVNREDFLPDILKKFAYDPNYIDKPFFITPNITTTALSLGIYMLDILDLQENQKVLEIGTGIGYYTALIAEIVGDTNVISIEIDDTMFEYAKNVLLPRYPNIKLIKGDGSLGYEKEAPYDRAIIWASSPTLPCKIYDQLKESGILVAPIGTGKVQGLYKITKKGYEPKIERLSDVIFMKMRGLYGFYENDDEDYTERRIKKIEEKLNKLLSKIKSDS
- the tenA gene encoding thiaminase II, with amino-acid sequence MEISEKLWNSIIDVYDSILKHPFILELVEGTLDRERFKYYIIQDYLYLREFSKALAILSAKAENEDQTILFATHVQDVIKVEKALHNFYIKEFNIHIENYEMNPTNLAYTSYLIAVTYTRPFHEGIAAVLPCYWIYMEVGKELLKRGSKDPYYQKWIETYGGEEYEKGVRNVINIVNNLSVTEEEFNKMKIHFRTASVYEYMFWDAAYKFEKFPFHVEKNKGV
- a CDS encoding ABC transporter ATP-binding protein, with the protein product MLLTVRNLVVKYGSFVAVNSLNFSVDKEVYCLLGPNGAGKSSTLKAIMNMVPFEGHIEILGIDNKEKIVKNYIGYVPEQPALYEYMTPAEIISFVASLRGIRDLNRISALIRAFSLEQYMNTPIASLSMGNKQKVSILLSLIHEPKLLILDEPFNALDVLSVKVLKELIQTHVKNGGGVLFSTHIMEVAEKICNRIGIMNRGVMVMETTAEGIREAGKSLEDIFLSVTGLDEEVKDILKGLE